A single window of Agromyces aureus DNA harbors:
- the pheA gene encoding prephenate dehydratase, with the protein MTDAAPQRPEGTYSYLGPAGTFTEAALKQVPEAAGKTWRSVNNVGEALADVTSGRSIAAVIAIENSIEGGVSATQDALATVPGLRIVGEYLVPVNFVLVARHGTTLDDVRTVNAHPVAYAQSRGWLERNLPEHGHIPASSNVQSAASLFEADSTADAAVAPPGITDHHDVTVLARDIGDNPNAVTRFVLVSRSRSLPEPTGADKTSLIVELPSDEPGALLAMLEQFSTRGVNLSLLESRPIGDALGRYRFVVDLDGHVADERVADALLGLRRTSPNVIFLGSYPRADQREIEYHAKYDDEIFIEARDWLRGLLSGEPD; encoded by the coding sequence ATGACGGATGCCGCACCCCAACGCCCGGAGGGCACCTACTCCTACCTGGGGCCGGCCGGCACCTTCACCGAGGCCGCCCTCAAGCAGGTGCCCGAGGCGGCCGGCAAGACGTGGCGCTCGGTCAACAACGTGGGCGAGGCGCTGGCGGATGTCACGAGCGGCCGCTCGATCGCCGCGGTCATCGCGATCGAGAACTCGATCGAGGGCGGCGTCTCGGCCACGCAGGACGCGCTCGCGACCGTACCCGGCCTCCGCATCGTCGGCGAGTACCTGGTGCCCGTGAACTTCGTGCTCGTCGCCCGCCACGGCACGACGCTTGACGATGTGCGCACCGTCAACGCGCACCCGGTCGCCTACGCCCAGTCGCGCGGCTGGCTCGAGCGCAACCTGCCCGAGCACGGGCACATCCCCGCGTCGAGCAACGTGCAGTCCGCGGCCTCGCTCTTCGAGGCCGACAGCACGGCCGACGCCGCGGTCGCGCCGCCCGGCATCACCGACCACCACGACGTGACCGTCCTGGCGCGCGACATCGGCGACAACCCCAACGCGGTGACCAGGTTCGTGCTCGTGTCGCGCTCACGTTCGCTGCCCGAGCCCACGGGCGCCGACAAGACGAGCCTCATCGTCGAGCTGCCGAGCGACGAGCCCGGCGCCCTGCTCGCGATGCTCGAGCAGTTCTCGACGCGAGGCGTGAACCTCTCGCTGCTCGAGTCCCGGCCCATCGGCGACGCCCTCGGCCGCTACCGATTCGTCGTCGACCTCGACGGCCACGTCGCCGACGAGCGCGTCGCCGACGCCCTGCTCGGCCTTCGTCGCACGAGCCCGAACGTGATCTTCCTCGGCTCGTACCCCCGGGCCGACCAGCGCGAGATCGAATACCACGCGAAGTACGATGACGAGATCTTCATCGAGGCGCGCGACTGGCTGCGCGGCTTGCTGAGCGGCGAACCCGACTGA